The proteins below come from a single Microbacterium sp. SLBN-154 genomic window:
- the sufU gene encoding Fe-S cluster assembly sulfur transfer protein SufU: MSDLESLYREVILDHSRHPEGRGDVTGFAVTHHELNPSCGDEITLGLAVEDGVVSRLAWEGQGCSISMASASVMSGLLKGADVDTARALIEDFRTMLRSPGIEPPERLEDAAAFQGVARYVMRVKCAMLGWVAAEACLLRAAD, encoded by the coding sequence ATGAGCGATCTCGAGAGCCTGTACCGCGAGGTGATCCTCGACCACTCCCGTCACCCCGAGGGTCGCGGCGACGTCACGGGCTTCGCGGTGACCCATCACGAGCTGAACCCGTCGTGCGGCGACGAGATCACGCTCGGCCTCGCCGTCGAGGACGGCGTCGTGAGCCGGCTCGCCTGGGAAGGGCAGGGCTGCAGCATCTCCATGGCATCGGCGTCGGTGATGTCGGGCCTGCTGAAAGGTGCCGACGTCGACACGGCGCGGGCGCTCATCGAGGACTTCCGCACCATGCTGCGTTCGCCGGGCATCGAGCCGCCCGAGCGTCTCGAAGATGCCGCCGCCTTCCAGGGCGTCGCCCGCTACGTCATGCGCGTGAAGTGCGCGATGCTCGGCTGGGTCGCCGCCGAGGCGTGCCTGCTGCGCGCCGCGGACTGA